A genomic window from Ananas comosus cultivar F153 linkage group 22, ASM154086v1, whole genome shotgun sequence includes:
- the LOC109727308 gene encoding probable serine/threonine-protein kinase At5g41260 isoform X2, protein MRSVLTVSAIGFSCPKFYCILEEAKAVGQLRNHRLANLLGCCCEGEERLLVAEYMPNDTLAKHLFHWESKPMKWSMRLRVVLYLAEALEYCTNKGRALYHDLNAYRVLFDDDCNPRLSCFGLMKNSRDGKSYSTNLAFTPPEYMRTGRITPESVIYSFGTLLVDVLSGKHIPPSHALDLIRNRNFNMLTDSCLEGQFSNEDGTELVRLASRCLHYEQRERPNVRSLVLSLTPLQKETQVPSYELMDIPRGGTSTLESLSLSPLGEACSRVDLTAIHEILEKTGYKDDEGTANELSFQMWTSQMQETLNSKKKGDTAFRHKDFNSAIECYSQFIEVGTMVSPTIFARRCLSYLMNDMPQQALSDAMQALVISPTWPTAFYLQAAALFALGMENEAREALKDGSSLEAKKNGVH, encoded by the exons ATGAGAAGTGTACTAACTGTTTCTGCTATTGGTTTCTCTTGTCCAAAATTTTACTGCATTTTG GAAGAAGCAAAAGCTGTTGGTCAACTTCGGAACCATAGGTTGGCAAATTTACTTGGCTGCTGCTGTGAAGGTGAAGAGAGGCTACTTGTGGCAGAGTATATGCCTAATGATACTCTTGCAAAACATCTTTTTCATT GGGAATCAAAACCGATGAAATGGTCTATGAGATTAAGGGTAGTACTCTATCTAGCTGAGGCCTTGGAATATTGCACTAACAAGGGGCGTGCGCTGTATCATGACCTTAATGCGTATAGAGTACTATTTGATGAT GATTGTAACCCCAGGCTGTCCTGTTTTGGCTTGATGAAGAACAGTAGGGATGGGAAAAGTTATAGCACGAATTTGGCATTTACACCACCTGAATATATGAGAACTG GAAGAATAACACCTGAAAGTGTCATATACAGCTTTGGCACGTTATTGGTTGACGTGCTTAGTGGGAAGCACATTCCTCCTAGTCAT GCCCTTGACTTGATAAGAAATCGCAACTTCAATATGCTGACAGACTCATGCTTGGAAGGGCAATTTTCAAATGAGGATGGAACAGAGCTAGTACGCTTAGCTTCGAGATGCCTACACTATGAGCAACGAGAGCGGCCTAATGTGAGGTCTTTGGTGCTATCTTTGACTCCGCTTCAAAAGGAGACTCAG GTTCCTTCATATGAGCTGATGGATATACCTCGTGGCGGTACATCGACATTGGAGTCACTATCTCTTTCTCCACTGGGCGAAGCTTGTTCTAGAGTGGATTTAACAGCAATACATGAGATTCTTGAAAAGACTGGTTACAAGGACGATGAGGGGACAGCTAATgag TTATCATTTCAGATGTGGACCAGCCAAATGCAAGAAACACTGAACTCAAAGAAGAAGGGTGATACTGCATTCAGGCACAAAGACTTTAATTCTGCAATTGAGTGCTACTCCCAG TTTATTGAAGTTGGGACAATGGTTTCTCCAACAATTTTCGCCCGTCGTTGCTTGTCATACCTGATGAATGATATGCCACAACAAGCACTTAGTGATGCAATGCAAGCACTAGTCATATCTCCGACTTGGCCTACTGCATTTTATCTACAGGCCGCCGCCCTTTTCGCCCTAGGAATGGAAAACGAAGCTCGAGAAGCACTTAAAGATGGCTCTTCCttagaagcaaaaaagaatGGGGTACACTAA